In Phycisphaerales bacterium AB-hyl4, the genomic window GAACCTCGACGTCCGCCTGGTTCCCGAGGCCGACGACGTAGCTGAATCCGAGCCCGCGTTCCGCACCGGGGAAGGTCAGCGAGGTGGTCAGGTTGCCGCTTTGCGTGATCAGGGCCGTGTGGCCGGGCTTGATGAAGCCGGACATCAGCGCATCGAGTTTCGCTGGTGCGCTGTAGTAGCCGAGCGTGTTCGGGCCGACGATGCGGATCCCGCGCGTTCTGGCTTTCTCAACCAGCGCAGTCTGCAGCGCGCCGCCATCTGCCCCGTCCTCGGCGAAGCCGGCGGTGATGATCACAATGCCCTTCACGCCTTTGGCGGTACAGTCTTCGACGGCAGCGCTGGTGAGCTTCTTAGGCACCATGATCAGCGCGACGTCGACCTCGCCGGGCACGTCCAGCACGCTGTCGTAGCATTTCAGGCCGAGGATCATGTCGGCGTTCGGGTTCACCAGATGCAGTTCGCCCTCGTAGCCGCAGCGTTGCGCGATCTCAACGAGCGGATAGCCGAAGCTGTCCGGGTTTCTCGAGATGCCGATGACTGCGACGGACCGCGGGTTTAACAGGGCATGCAGGTTATCTGCCATGAGGGCACTCCGGTTGTGGGCTAGCTGGCTGTGTCATCGCGATGCTTACGGCATGCTGATTATTAAGCTGGGGTGAAGCGGGGAATGCTTATCGCCGGGGTGACGTCGTCGAACATCACCTTGACGGGCATATCAATGGTCACGGCCGCGGGTTCGACGCCGACGACGTTCGAAATCATCCGAATGCCCTCATCCAGATCGATAATCGCGTACACGTAGGGAACCTCTGACGCGAAGCTCTCGTGAGCCGCCTGATGAACGATCGTGTAGCTGTAGACCGTGCCGCGGCCGGCGGAAGGGATCCACTCCACATCCTTCGACAGGCATTGGTGACACATGAGCCGGGGGAAGTGCATTCGCTGCCCGCAGGCGCGGCACTGCTGAAACACCAGTTCATGTCGCTTGGCCGCTTGCCAGAAAGGCTCCGTCTCAGGCAGCATTTCGGGCACGGGCTTTGTGTTTGGCTGGGCCATGTTCATCACGTCCGTGATCCTTTATTCCTTACGGCGTTTCGTTGCCCAGGATGATGGTGCATTCGTTGGCCATGGAACCACCGTTGCCGCTGGCCAGCCCGAACCGCGCGTCTTTTACCTGTAGATCGCCCGCCCGCCCCATTAACTGCCGCACCGCTTCGACGATGGGCATGAAGTGGCAGGCGCCATACGGCTGACCTCGTCCGAGTTGCCCGCCATCCGTGTTCACGGGAAACGAACCGGTATACGTCAGGTCGGTCTTCTCGATGTATTCAGCGCCCTGTCCCTTTTCGCAGCGGCCGATGTCTTCCAATGCGATGACGACCGTAATCGTGTAGCAGTCGTACAACTGGGCGAAATCCATGTCGTTAATCGTCAGGCCCGCCATATCGAACGCCTTG contains:
- a CDS encoding Zn-ribbon domain-containing OB-fold protein; the encoded protein is MLPETEPFWQAAKRHELVFQQCRACGQRMHFPRLMCHQCLSKDVEWIPSAGRGTVYSYTIVHQAAHESFASEVPYVYAIIDLDEGIRMISNVVGVEPAAVTIDMPVKVMFDDVTPAISIPRFTPA